A region of the Bacillus sp. NP247 genome:
AACTGGATTTGTATTCACACTACCAGCAATCCATTCAGAGGTACAGCGAGAGTTTCGATCTATCGCAAGTAACGTTAACATATGAACACCTACTGTAAAACGACTACTAATTCCCATCTGCACACCCTCCTTTTTATTCATTCTATTAAAAGACAACTCTTATTATTATATACTATTTTTAATTTATACATAAAGAAAAAGCATGATTCCATTAGAAAATCATGCTTTTCTCCTATTAGTGACGCTTTATAAATTTCGCTAAATCTTTAAATTTCACTTTGTCGGAGTAATTCATTACACCGTTTACGTAAATGCGGCTTGTAACAGCACTTAATATACCGATTGTCGCTAAAAGACCCGCCAATGTTATCGTAATTTCTAACATACCAGCTTCACCAGCTACAAAGCGTGAGAATGTAACCATCGGGGTGAAGAACGGAACATAAGAGCTTATAACAACAATAGTACTATTTGGGTCACCTAACGATTTAAGACTTATAAAGAATGCTGCAATTATTAAAATCGACACCGGTAGCATTACACCTTGCAAATCCTCAGTCTTAGAAACAACCGCACCAGCAGCTGCATACATCATCGCATACAGGAAATACCCTGTAACAAAATAAATTAGGAACATACCGATAACTTTTGCATCTAACTTTGTAACATCAATTACGCCAAATAATGAACCATTTTCTAAATCTACCCACCCTAGTAAATAAGGAACTAAATAACCACATGCCAATATGACAAGTTGTAATAACGCCGTTGAAACAACCGCTAAAATTTTTGCATACATCATCGTAAGAGGTTTTACTTTCGGAATCATAACTTCCATAACGCGAGAAGCTTTTTCAGAAGCAATATTCATCGCAATTGTGCTTCCGAACGCAACAATAAACATATATAAAGCGAATATAAAGAAATATGCAACTCCGGCAGAGGCAGAACGATCTTTTATTGCTTCTTGTTTCACAGAAATTTCCGTTTGTAATTGTTGTGCAATTTCCGGTGAAACATTATGTTTAGCAACCGTTACCGCCATATATTGTCCCTTTAAATAACTAGCTATAATAGTAGAAGTTGTTTCACTGGCGAACCCATTAAACATATACGTGACTTCTGGAACTCCATTCTTTTCAGTTACACGAAACAAACCGTCTAACTCGCCTTCTTCTACTTGTTTATGTAGTTTATTAAAATCTTCTTTTGAACCAATTGTTAGTTTAGCTGATGGTAATAATTTATTTAACTCTTCTTTTTGTATTTTATATGTGGAACTCTCCGTCACAACTGCAATTTTATCTTTATCCTTATTTTTATCATTACTTGAAGTAAAATGATTAAATGCAAAAATACCAAACACAATTAAAAATAAAATCGCACTCGTAATTAATGATTTTTTAGATAAAAATGCTTCCCTAAAATAAAATGAAAATACATGAGAAAATTTACGCATATTTATTTCGCCCTCTCTACAAAGATTTCGTTCAACGTCGGCTCTAACATTTTAAATTGTCGTAAGCTAATACCTTGCTCTTGCAACTGTTGCAAAATCTTTAGAGCTTCTGCATCGCCTTGTACTTTTACATAAAGAAGGCCTTGTTGTTTTTCATACGGAACGTGTATAGCTTCTAATCCCTTTTCATTCTCTACTGTATCTTCAATAGTTAAATTACGGAAACCGTATTCTTTCTTAATATCACTTAACTGTCCTTCTACGACCGCTTCGCCTTTTTTCAAAATACATACATGCTGGCAAAAAGCCTCTACTTGCTCCATACGATGACTTGATAAAATAATTGTCTTTCCACTCTGTACTTGTTCTCCAATAATATTAGCTAACATTCCCGCATTAACTGGATCAAGTCCGCTAAATGGTTCATCTAAAATAAGAAGTTCTGGATCATGAAGAAGAGCAGCAATCAATTGAATTTTTTGTTGATTCCCTTTCGAAAGCTCCCCTGCCGTTTTAAATTTATATTCTGGGATTGCTAATCGCTCTAACCAGTGATCAATTGCAAGATCGACTTCTTTCTTCGTCATTCCTTCTAATCTGCCAAAATATCGCAACTGATCTATTACTCTACTTTTTGTATATAATCCTCTTTCTTCTGGTAAATATCCAATTGTTACCCCGCTATCACCAAATGATTTTCCATCCCACGTAATAGAACCTTCATTTGGCGTTAATAAACCTAGTAACATTTTAATTGTCGTTGTTTTCCCTGCACCATTTCGACCAAGTAACCCTAATACTTCACCTTTCGGTAACGAGATTTGCAAACCATTAACTGCTTTAGATTCTCCGAATATTTTTGTTAATTTTTGAATTTGTAAACTCAATGTATAAAGCCTCCCCTTTAGTATCATTCGTACCTTCTGTTAAAGCCTATGATTGTTCAGAATGAAATATAGTATTATATTTCATTCTCTTATATGTATCACTACACCTAACCCATCATTTGTTTCATTTAGTTAAAATTGTAAATAAAAATCCTGTTTTTGTCAATTATAATTGTCATTACGACAATAAAACTTGTCAAAATAATTATTATTATTTAACCCATCTTTCTAATATAGGACAAACTACTATATATACAAAAGACAATATGCAAATGTTCATAAAAAAAAATATAAAAAGCCTTATATTTTAATATATAATATTAAATGATTTACTAACATCAAGGAGGGTACATATGAAGATGAAGAGGGGTATTACCACTTTATTATCTGTAGCCGTTCTTTCTACATCGCTTGTAGCATGTTCAGGAACAGCTGAGAAAACAGTGGCAAAAGAAGAAAAAGTAAAATTAACAGACCAGCAATTGATGGCTGATTTATGGTATCAAACAGCTGGTGAAACGAAAGCACTATACTACCAAGGATATAATATTGGTCAATTGAAGCTTGATGCAGCTCTTGCAAAAGGCACAAACAAAAAACCTGCTATCGTACTTGATTTAGATGAAACTGTTTTAGATAACAGTCCTCATCAAGCAATGAGCGTAAAAACAGGAAAAGGCTATCCTTATAAATGGGACGATTGGATTAATAAGGCTGAAGCTGAAGCTCTTCCAGGAGCGATTGATTTCTTAAAATATACAGAGTCTAAAGGTGTAGATATTTACTACATCTCAAATCGTAAAACGAATCAACTAGATGCAACAATTAAAAATCTCGAGCGCGTAGGTGCTCCTCAAGCAACGAAAGAACACATATTACTACAAGACCCGAAAGAAAAAGGAAAAGAAAAACGCCGTGAACTTGTTTCTCAAACACATGATATTGTCCTATTCTTCGGTGATAACTTATCTGATTTCACTGGTTTTGATGGAAAATCTGTAAAAGATCGCAATGAAACAGTAGCAGAATCAAAAGCACAATTTGGTGAGAAATTCATCATTTTCCCTAATCCGATGTATGGCGATTGGGAAGGCGCTTTATATGACTATGATTTCAAAAAATCAGATGCAGAAAAAGATAAAATTCGTCGTGACAATTTAAAATCATTTGATGCAAAATAACAAAGAGGATGGCTTTCGCCATCCTCTTTTATTGCATATTTCTTGTTAAAGGTAAAATAAATACTTCTACACGTCTATTTTTTGCTTTTCCTTCTGGTGTATCATTTGGTGCAATTGAACGGTATTCTCCGTAACCAATTGCACTAAATTTTTCTGGTTGCAAATCTTTATTTTGAAGTAATACCTGCATAAAATTAACGGCACGCTGTGTACTTAACTCCCAGTTTGATGCAAACTGAGCATTTGCGATAGGAACAGTATCTGTATGACCAGACACTGTAATTTCACGAGGTGATGCGGAAACAAGTAGGTTAGACATCTCTTTTGCAATCCCTAACGATTCCAACTTCACATCTGCTTTCCCTGAATCAAATAGTACATTTTCTAATATTGTTACCATTAAACCTTTTTCAGTTAAATCGGTTTTAAAAGAAGAAGATAATTGCTTTTCCTCAATATAATTATCGATACCTTTTTGTACCGCTTTTAATTCATTCATTTCTTGCTGCTTTACTTCAGCTTCAGCATTTTTTTTCATATTCTCAGATTCCAAACCATTTGCGGATAACTCTTTTTCTTCCTTTGGCTTTTGATCACTTAAAAACTCTTTATTTCCTGTTCCACCTGCTAGTTCACTTCTAAAAGCCACTGCCATCTGTTTAAACTTCGCAGCATCTATACTACTCATTGCGAATAATACGATGAATAGTGCAAATAACAACGTTAACATATCCGAATATGGAATTAACCAAGTTTCATCGATATGCTCATCATGTTTTTTCTTTTTGCCTCTTCTATTTTTCTTACTCCGCATTTTTTTCTGCTCCTTTTTCTAGCTTTTTACGCTCAGTTGCAGAAAGCGCACCTAAAATGCGATTTTTCATAATAAATGGATATGTACCTTCTTGTAACATTAATAAACAATCAATAATTAAACGTTTCTTCTCTAATTCAGCAGCAGACTTTTGCTTCAATTTGTTTGCAAATGGATGCCATAATACGTAACCTGAAAAAATACCGAAAATCGTTGCAATAAACGCACCTGAAATAGCATGTCCTAACTTGTCAATATCAGTTAAATTACCAAGAGCAGCTACAAGACCAATAACAGCACCTAAAACCCCTAATGTAGGTGCATATGTACCTGCTTGTGAGAAAATAGCAGCTCCTTTTGCATGCCTCTCTTCAATTGCTTCTAATTCGGCTTCTAAAATTTGTTCTAAATCTTCCGCAGATACGCCATCAATAACAAATTTCATACCACGCAAAAGAAATTCATCTTGAATTTTATCTAATTGTTGCTCTAAAGATAAAATACCGTATTTTCTACTCTCAGATGTCCAATGAACAAATAACTCTAGCAATTGTTCATAGCTTAAATCTTTTTTATTTGAACCAAAAAGAACTTTAAATAATTTTGGAACCCTTTTTAGTTGATTCATCGGAAATGCAATACACACTGCAGCAAATGTACCGATAAAAATAATTAATGCTGCGGCAGGATTTAGTAGGGCTGTTACGTCAGCGCCCTTGACGACCATCCCTACTACTACCGCTACAAATCCTAAAATGAGTCCAATAATTGTTGCAAAATCCATTCCCATTCACTCCTAGTCTATACAAGAGGTCCTTTATTCTCGATAATCGCTACATCTTCTTATATACATATATTACATAAAAAATGAACTTCATGAAAGATAAGAAATGAATTATATGAAAAAATACTACATTTTCACACATTTTCTGACATTTTCTGACATTTTCTTTGCGTTTCTATTACGTTATGACTCTTATATTTCTTTTTCAATAGACTAGACTTATAATAAAAACGATACATATTTTATTAAGAAAGGACAGTGATTACAAGGTATCATGAAAAAGATAATAATTATTTCTGCCATTACTATTGTAATCGGTATCACATCTTTCGCTTACTTTGGTTCTAAATCCCCACTGCAAAATGAGGCGAAAGCTGTCGAAAGTCAAAAACATAGTAACCATCCAAAAGAAGAGATTCCTGCTTTTCCAAAAGCTGATCATAATGCAAAGAAACTAGATGATAATTTTTCCGTTGTAACAAATCCAGATTCTGCTCTTGTATTAGTCAATAAACATCGTAAATTACCAGATGGGTACATTCCAGAAGATTTAACGAAACCGAACGTACCATTTACTAGTCCAAAAGATAAAGAGAAAACATTACTTCGTAAAGATGCTGCAGACGCTCTTGAAAAAATGTTCCAAGCAGCGAAAGAAGAAGGTTTAGAACTTACAGCAGTTTCAGGTTACCGTTCTTACAAACGCCAACAGTCATTACATAATACATATATTAAGCGCCAAGGAAAAGCTGAGGCTGATTCGGTAAGTGCAATTCCTGGAACAAGTGAGCATCAAACTGGTCTAGCAATGGATATTAGCTCAAAATCTGCTAAATTCCAATTAGAACCAATCTTTGGAGAGACAGCAGAAGGAAAATGGGTTGCAGAACATGCCCATGAGTTCGGATTTGTCATTCGTTATTTAGAGGACAAAACAGAGACAACAGAGTATTCATACGAACCGTGGCACTTACGCTACGTTGGCAATCCATATGCCGCATACATATATAAGCACCACCTAACATTAGAAGAGGCAACGAAGGACAAAAAATAAGAGAGCGATTCGCTCTCTTATTTTTCTTTTATTCTATTATTGTAGTAATTCCTTCCATTCCTCAGGCCACGGTTCGCCTCTTCCGGTTTTTTTCGATGCTTGGACCATCATACCGCGTCCAACTAAACAAACTTCTCCTTCTGCATTTTTCACCATATAATGCAGATCTAAAGAAGAATTCCCAACTGCTCCCGCTTTTACATATACTTTCAACTGTTCATTAAAATAAATTTGCTTAATGAAATTACATTGTAAATCTGCAACAACGATCATCGTTTCTGATGATTCATGTGTCCATTCTTGCATAAATCCAAGTTCTTTAAACAATGCGATACGAGCTTCTTCAAAATATGTAAAAGCCACGACATTATTTACATGTCCAAACATATCTACTTCACCAAAACGAACTTTGACAGGATTATAAAATGAAAAACCACTTTCCCATTGCTCAAAGTCTTCAATATAAGGAATTCTCTTCATCGTTCCCTCTCCTTTTCGCCTTTAAAACAAACAGAATAAACAGAAAAATAAACTTATAAATATTGCCTCTTCAACATGAAGAGGCAATATTTATTAATAGTTATTGTCGCTACCAAAGAAATCTTTGAACGATTGAATTGTTGTATCACGGTTTAATGCTGCAATTGAAGTTGTTAATGGAATACCTTTCGGACATGATTGCACACAGTTTTGAGAGTTACCACAGTTTGCAAGTCCTCCATCACCCATAATTGCACGTAAGCGATCTGCTTTATGCATTTCACCAGTTGGATGCGAGTTAAATAAACGCGCTTGTGAAAGCGGTGCTGGTCCAATAAAGTCAGACTTACTGTTTACGTTCGGACATGACTCTAAGCAAACACCACATGTCATACATTTCGAAAGTTCATATGCCCATTGACGCTTTTTCTCTGGCATTCTTGGACCTGGTCCTAGGTCATACGTACCGTCGATTGGAATCCAAGCTTTAACACGTTTTAACGCGTTAAACATACGGCTACGGTCAACTTGTAAATCACGTACAATCGGGAATGTCTTCATCGGCTTTAAGCGAATTGGCTGCTCTAACTGGTCAATAAGGGCTGTACATGATTGACGTGGTTTTCCGTTAATCACCATCGAACATGCTCCACATACTTCCTCTAAGCAGTTCATATCCCATGCAATCGGAGTTGTTTGGTTCCCTTTTGAGTCGACAGGATTACGGCGAATTTCCATAAGCGCCGAAATAATATTCATATTAGGACGATATGGAATTTCAAACTCTTGGTCAAACTCTTGTGCATCTGGTCCATCTTGTCTCGTAATGATGAGGCGGATTGTTTTCTCAGACATGTTGTTTATCCCCCTTCTCTTCATCCTTAGCAGCTACATCATGTTTTGAGGAATAGTCACGTTTACGTGGTTTAATTAATGAAACATCCACTTCTTCGTAATGGAATGCTGGTGCAGTTCCTTCTCCCTCAAATTTCGCCATCGTAGTTTTTAAGAAGTTTGCATCATCACGATTTGGGAATTCTGGTTTGTAATGCGCCCCGCGGCTTTCATTACGGTTATATGCTCCAATTGTAATAACACGCGCTAACTCAAACATATTTGCAAGTTGGCGTGTAAATGAAGCACCTTGGTTACTCCATCTTGCTGTATCGTTAATGTTAATGCGTTTGTAACGCGCCATTAACTCTTCAATTTTCGCATCTGTTTCTAATAATTTTTTATTTTCACGAACTACTGTAACGTTATCTGTCATCCATTCTCCAAGCTCTTTATGAAGAACATATGCATTTTCGTTACCATCAAGCGCTAAAATATTGTTAAATTTCTCTGTTTCGATTAATTCATTTTGCTCATATACAGTAGATGCAACAGCATCAGATGATTTAGAAAGACCTTTCATATACTCAATTGCGTTCGGCCCTGCTACCATACCACCGTAAATTGCTGATAATAATGAGTTCGCACCAAGGCGGTTACCACCGTGCATAGAATAATCACACTCACCTGCTGCAAATAAACCTGGAATACTTGTCATTTGCTTATAATCAACCCATAATCCGCCCATTGAATAGTGAACCGCTGGGAAGATTTTCATTGGTAGTTTACGAGGATCATCACCTGTAAATTTCTCATAGATTTCAATAATTCCACCAAGTTTAATATCTAGTTCTTTCGGATCTTTATGAGAAAGATCTAAGTACACCATGTTTTCACCGTTAATACCTAGTTTTTGCTCTACGCAAACATCAAAGATTTCACGCGTTGCAATATCACGAGGTACAAGGTTTCCGTAAGCTGGATATTTTTCTTCTAAGAAGTACCATGGCTTACCATCTTTATACGTCCAAACACGTCCACCTTCACCACGTGCAGATTCACTCATAAGACGTAACTTATCGTCTCCAGGAATTGCTGTTGGATGGATTTGAATGAACTCACCGTTCGCATAATATGCACCTTGTTGATATACAGCAGACGCTGCTGTACCTGTATTAATAATAGAGTTTGTTGATTTTCCAAAGATGATACCAGGGCCCCCTGTTGCCATAATCACGGCATCAGCTTGGAAACTTTTTATCTCCATAGTTTGTAAGTCTTGCGCGACGATTCCTCGGCACACACCTTCATCATCTACAACAGCTCGTAAGAAATCCCAACCTTCATATTTCGTTACAAGTCCTGCTACTTCATGACGACGTACTTGCTCATCTAATGCATATAGTAATTGTTGACCAGTTGTTGCGCCAGCAAATGCTGTACGGTGATGTTGTGTTCCACCGAAACGACGGAAATCCAGAAGTCCTTCTTCCGTACGGTTGAACATAACACCCATGCGGTCCATTAAATGAATAATACCAGGTGCTGCATCACACATCGCTTTAACTGGTGGTTGGTTCGCTAAGAAGTCCCCACCATAAATTGTATCGTCAAAGTGGATCCATGGAGAATCCCCTTCACCTTTTGTATTTACGGCACCGTTAATTCCACCTTGGGCACATACAGAATGTGAACGTTTTACTGGTACTAAAGAAAATAGTTCAACATTTACTCCTGCTTCTGCCGCTTTAATCGTTGCCATTAAGCCGGCCAAGCCACCGCCGACTACTATAAGTTTCCCTTTCATGCTCTCCCACTCCTTACTGGTTTGCTAGCTGTGGATCGATGAACGCTAATAATGCACTCACACCTACATAAGTTAGACCTAAGAAAATAGCTAATGTTACATAAGTAGAGATTCTTTGTGAACGTGGAGATACTGTAATTCCCCAGCTTATGCAGAATGTCCATAGTCCATTTGCAAAGTGGAAAATTGTTGAAACAACACCAACTAAATAGAAACCGAACATAAATGGGTTGTTTAAAATATCTGCCATCATATCATAGTTTACCTCTTTACCTAACAATGCTTGAATACGAGTTTCCCAGACGTGCCAAGAAATAAAGATCAGCGTAACGATACCTGAAATTCGTTGGAAGACGAACATCCAGTTACGGAAATAACCGTAAGACACCGCATTGTTCTTAGCTGTAAATGCAATATATAAGCCATATATAGCATGGTACAGTATAGGTAAAAAGATGATGAAAATTTCTAGCGCATACCGGAATGGAAGGAGCTCCATAAAGCCTGCAGCTTTGTTAAAAGCCTCTGCTCCTCTTGTTGCAAAGTTGTTTACAATTAAATGTTGCGTCAAAAAGACACCAACCGGGATGACCCCCATTAATGAGTGCCACTTACGAAACGTATACTCGCGGCCTTTCATGTCCCCATTACCCCCTTGAATGTTTGACTGCTGTTTTCAGATTAATTTACAACAATAATGTTTTTTCACTATTGGCATAAGAAAAACTGAAAAAATTATTCAAAATATTTCAGCATAATTTGATTCCAAGTTCATTTTACCCCTATTTTTGTCGAAGCGTCAAGAAAACGTATACATAATTTGCATATAATTTGCCAATTCTTTTTTTCTTCTTATATATTCAGATTTCCCCAAAGAAAAATCTGTTTTTATAAATGAAAAATGTTATATAATAATCCCTATAGAAAGAGGGGAATATTGTGAGCAAAAATACAATCGATATAACATCTTTAGAAGATGTTTCATTGAACGCCTTCGCTTATGAATTGCTACGTGAAGAATTACTACCTGATTTAATTGGTAACGATTTAGATGGTATTTTATACTGGGCCGGTAGAAACCTTGCGAGAAAATATCCGCTAGAAACAATTGAAGAAGTCATTCAGTTTTTTGAAAAAGCTGGTTGGGGTACTTTAAGCATCATTGAACATAAACGTCGTGAAATGCAGTTTCAACTTAAAGGTACACTTATTACTGAGCGTCAAAAACAAAAAAGACATTCATCTTATCAATTAGAAGCTGGATTTATCGCCGAGCAAATTCAAAGACAAAGAAACGTCGTTGCAGAGTCCTATGAGGAACAGAAAAAACGTTCAGACTCTATTACATTTCTTGTTAAATGGGATATAAAAGATCTCATTGAAGTGTAGCATCTACTTACAGTCAACTAGACATATAAGTTTAGTTGACTTTTTTGTATATTCATTTAGATGCGTTTATTTTAAATCTTCAGAAATTATACCAAAAAACAGAAGACGTTGTAAACTACAACGTCTTCTTATCTGTTAAATAAGTATAAATTGTCTCCGCTACATTTTTCGGCATACCCGCTTCGACAAATTCCGATATGGAAGCTTCTTTCATCTTTTTTAATGAACCAAAATGTTTTAGCAATACTTTTTTTCGTTTATCACCGATTCCTGGAATTTCATCCAACGCGGATTGAATAACAGATTTCCCGTGTAATTGACGATGGAATGTAATTGCAAATCGATGTACTTCATCTTGAATGCGCTGCAATAAATAAAATTCTTGGCTATTCCTCGCAAGCATAACAGGCTCAGGCGGATCCCCAATAATTAAATGTGATGTTTTATGTTTTTCATCTTTTACAAGCCCTGCCATTGGAATATATAATCCAAGCTCGTTTTCAAGAACATCACTTGTAGCTGTGAGATGTCCTTTTCCCCCATCGATAATTATTAAATCTGGCAAAGGTAAATTTTCCTTCAATGCTCTCGTATAACGGCGTCTCACAACTTCCCTCATAGACTCGTAATCATCTGGCCCTTGGACCGTTTTAATTTTATATTTCCGATATTCTTTCTTCGCTGGTTTCCCATCGATAAAAGCAATCATTGCTGAAACAGGATTTGTCCCTTGAATATTTGAATTATCAAACGCTTCAATACGATAAGGTGTTTCAATGCCGAGTTGCTTTCCTAAATGATCTACAGCTTTAATCGTTCGCTCTTCATCACGTTCAATTAAGTGAAATTTCTCTTCTAGTGCAATTTTCGCATTTTTATTTGCTAATTCCACAAGATCTTTTTTCTTCCCACGCTTCGGCTGTGTCGCTTCAACTTCTAAAAAGCGCTCTACTAATTCTGAATCGATACTTCCTGGAACAACAATTTCCTTCGGCTTGAAATGACTACTGTTTTCATAAAATTGACCGATAAAAGTTAAAAAACCCTCTTCAGGTTCATCATATATCGGGAACATGGAAACATCACGTTCAATTAGCTTTCCTTTTCGAACGAAGAAAACTTGAACACACATCCAGCCTTTATCAACTGCATATCCAAACACATCCCGATCCACTAAATCACTCATAATCATCTTTTGCTTTTCCATAATTGCATCAATATGAGCAATTTGATCTCGCAACTCTTTTGCCCGTTCAAATTCTAGTTTCTCTGAAGCCTCGTACATCTTCGTTTCTAATTCTGAACGAATTTCTTTATGCCCACCGTTTAAGAATTTAATAATTTCATCCACAATTTCTTTGTTTTGCTCATCCGTTACTTCTTTCACACAAGGCGCTAAACATTGACCCATATGATAATACAAGCAAACTTTATCTGGCATATTTGAACATTTACGAAGTGGATACATACGATCTAATAATTTCTTTGTTTCATGTGCCGATTGCGCATTTGGATAAGGCCCAAAGTACTTTCCTTTATCCTTTTTTACATTTCGCGTAATGAGTAAGCGCGGCTGTTTTTCAGCTGTAATTTTAATGAAAGGATATGTTTTATCATCTTTTAATTGAATATTATATTTTGGATCATATTTTTTTATTAAATTTAACTCTAAAATAAGAGCCTCCAAATTTGAGGAAGTCACAATATATTCAAAATCAACAATTTCTCCAACAAGCCGAAGTGTTTTCCCATCATGTGAACCAGTAAAGTACGAGCGCACACGATTTTTGAGTACCTTTGCTTTTCCGACATATATAACCGTTCCCTGCTTATCCTTCATTAAATAACAACCAGGTTGATCGGGCAAAATTGCTAACTTCTCTTTTAAATGCTCGTGCACTCGTCTCCCTCCATTTCTACATGCTTATCATTTTTATTTTCACATAAAAACATACTATGCCAAAACACCCAACATACGTTCTTTTATTGTAACGGAAAGGTTGTAAAAAAGAAAATAAAAAAAGCTACCAAATGGCAGCTTCTTTATTTTAGAAGTGTTTAGAAACTAATTCTACTAACGCTTCTTTCGGTTTATATCCTAACGCTTGATCAACCACTTTACCGTCTTTTAATACGAAAAGAGCTGGAATGCTCATTACTTCGAATTGACGAGCAGTTTCTTGGTTTTCATCAACGTCCACTTTTACTACTTTTACTTTCTCGCCTAACTCTGAATCGATTTCCTCTAATACAGGAGCGATCATTTTACAAGGTCCGCACCAAGGCGCCCAGAAATCTAATAATACAACACCTTCGCTAGTTTCAGATGCGAAGCTTTGGTCATTTGCGTTTACAATTGCCATTTTATTTCCTCCTTCAAGTATATTCTACCAAGAGTATATCATTAACTTATATACGTGGCGAATAATATGTATCGTTATGTATTGTAACAAAAAAATGTTCCTTTATACTATATAAAAATATGGATTAAACACTAAAAAGATGAGAGACAGGGATCTCTCACCTTTTTCTATATATAGGGGTACTTCACTTGGAACTCAAGGGTACTCAAATCATGAATGTACTTTTAACTTTTTAAACTCTTCTGTTAAAAGAGGTAATACTTCAAATAGATCACCGACAATACCGTAGTCAGCTACCTTGAAGATACTTGCTTCTGGATCTTTGTTAATCGCAACGATTATTTTTGAGTTAGACATACCAGCTAAATGCTGAATCGCACCAGAAATTCCGCATGCAATGTATAAGTCTGGTGTAACAACTTTACCTGTTTGACCAATTTGTAATGAGTAATCACAATACTCAGCGTCACAAGCACCACGAGATGCTCCAACAGCGCCGCCTAGTACGTCAGCTAACTCTTTCAATGGTTTAAATCCTTCTTCACTCTTCACACCGCGTCCGCCAGCGATAATAACTTTCGCTTCAGAAAGATCAACACCTTCTGCCGTTTTACGGACAACGTCTTGAATGATTGTACGTAAGTCTTTCACATCAACTGTAATAGAAGACGCTTCACCTGTGCGAGATTCATCTTTTTCAAG
Encoded here:
- the sdhB gene encoding succinate dehydrogenase iron-sulfur subunit, with protein sequence MSEKTIRLIITRQDGPDAQEFDQEFEIPYRPNMNIISALMEIRRNPVDSKGNQTTPIAWDMNCLEEVCGACSMVINGKPRQSCTALIDQLEQPIRLKPMKTFPIVRDLQVDRSRMFNALKRVKAWIPIDGTYDLGPGPRMPEKKRQWAYELSKCMTCGVCLESCPNVNSKSDFIGPAPLSQARLFNSHPTGEMHKADRLRAIMGDGGLANCGNSQNCVQSCPKGIPLTTSIAALNRDTTIQSFKDFFGSDNNY
- the sdhA gene encoding succinate dehydrogenase flavoprotein subunit; protein product: MKGKLIVVGGGLAGLMATIKAAEAGVNVELFSLVPVKRSHSVCAQGGINGAVNTKGEGDSPWIHFDDTIYGGDFLANQPPVKAMCDAAPGIIHLMDRMGVMFNRTEEGLLDFRRFGGTQHHRTAFAGATTGQQLLYALDEQVRRHEVAGLVTKYEGWDFLRAVVDDEGVCRGIVAQDLQTMEIKSFQADAVIMATGGPGIIFGKSTNSIINTGTAASAVYQQGAYYANGEFIQIHPTAIPGDDKLRLMSESARGEGGRVWTYKDGKPWYFLEEKYPAYGNLVPRDIATREIFDVCVEQKLGINGENMVYLDLSHKDPKELDIKLGGIIEIYEKFTGDDPRKLPMKIFPAVHYSMGGLWVDYKQMTSIPGLFAAGECDYSMHGGNRLGANSLLSAIYGGMVAGPNAIEYMKGLSKSSDAVASTVYEQNELIETEKFNNILALDGNENAYVLHKELGEWMTDNVTVVRENKKLLETDAKIEELMARYKRININDTARWSNQGASFTRQLANMFELARVITIGAYNRNESRGAHYKPEFPNRDDANFLKTTMAKFEGEGTAPAFHYEEVDVSLIKPRKRDYSSKHDVAAKDEEKGDKQHV
- the sdhC gene encoding succinate dehydrogenase cytochrome B558; translated protein: MKGREYTFRKWHSLMGVIPVGVFLTQHLIVNNFATRGAEAFNKAAGFMELLPFRYALEIFIIFLPILYHAIYGLYIAFTAKNNAVSYGYFRNWMFVFQRISGIVTLIFISWHVWETRIQALLGKEVNYDMMADILNNPFMFGFYLVGVVSTIFHFANGLWTFCISWGITVSPRSQRISTYVTLAIFLGLTYVGVSALLAFIDPQLANQ
- a CDS encoding YslB family protein, which translates into the protein MSKNTIDITSLEDVSLNAFAYELLREELLPDLIGNDLDGILYWAGRNLARKYPLETIEEVIQFFEKAGWGTLSIIEHKRREMQFQLKGTLITERQKQKRHSSYQLEAGFIAEQIQRQRNVVAESYEEQKKRSDSITFLVKWDIKDLIEV
- the uvrC gene encoding excinuclease ABC subunit C, which codes for MHEHLKEKLAILPDQPGCYLMKDKQGTVIYVGKAKVLKNRVRSYFTGSHDGKTLRLVGEIVDFEYIVTSSNLEALILELNLIKKYDPKYNIQLKDDKTYPFIKITAEKQPRLLITRNVKKDKGKYFGPYPNAQSAHETKKLLDRMYPLRKCSNMPDKVCLYYHMGQCLAPCVKEVTDEQNKEIVDEIIKFLNGGHKEIRSELETKMYEASEKLEFERAKELRDQIAHIDAIMEKQKMIMSDLVDRDVFGYAVDKGWMCVQVFFVRKGKLIERDVSMFPIYDEPEEGFLTFIGQFYENSSHFKPKEIVVPGSIDSELVERFLEVEATQPKRGKKKDLVELANKNAKIALEEKFHLIERDEERTIKAVDHLGKQLGIETPYRIEAFDNSNIQGTNPVSAMIAFIDGKPAKKEYRKYKIKTVQGPDDYESMREVVRRRYTRALKENLPLPDLIIIDGGKGHLTATSDVLENELGLYIPMAGLVKDEKHKTSHLIIGDPPEPVMLARNSQEFYLLQRIQDEVHRFAITFHRQLHGKSVIQSALDEIPGIGDKRKKVLLKHFGSLKKMKEASISEFVEAGMPKNVAETIYTYLTDKKTL
- the trxA gene encoding thioredoxin; amino-acid sequence: MAIVNANDQSFASETSEGVVLLDFWAPWCGPCKMIAPVLEEIDSELGEKVKVVKVDVDENQETARQFEVMSIPALFVLKDGKVVDQALGYKPKEALVELVSKHF